The following are encoded in a window of Gossypium raimondii isolate GPD5lz chromosome 13, ASM2569854v1, whole genome shotgun sequence genomic DNA:
- the LOC105782104 gene encoding ubiquitin receptor RAD23c: MKVSVKTLKGTHFDIEVKPEDAVADVKKNIETVQGADVYPAAQQMLIYKGKVLKDDTTLAESSVTENSFIVIMLTKNKVASGEGSTASAASTMKAPEASRPPTAPAPASTAPVATSATAALAADSAPVASSTPLSDSDVYGQAASNLVAGSNLEGTIQQILDMGGGTWDRDTVVRALRAAYNNPERAVEYLYSGIPEQAEAPPVARAPVVGQTTNPAEQPQQPAQTAAIPTSGPNANPLDLFPQGLPNMGASGAGAGSLDFLRNSPQFQALRAMVQANPQILQPMLQELGKQNPNLMRLIQEHQGDFLRLINEPAEGGEGNILGQLAEAMPQAVQVTPEEREAIERLEAMGFDRATVLQVFFACNKNEELAANYLLDHMHDFQD, encoded by the exons ATGAAGGTTTCCGTCAAAACTCTCAAAGGCACTCACTTCGATATCGAAGTCAAACCAGAAGATGCG GTTGCGGATGTAAAGAAGAACATAGAAACTGTTCAAGGGGCAGATGTTTATCCTGCTGCACAACAAATGCTTATCTATAAGGGAAAAGTTCTTAAAGATGACACGACACTGGCTGAAAGCAGTGTCACTGAAAATAGCTTTATTGTGATCATGTTGACAAAG AATAAGGTTGCATCTGGGGAGGGTTCAACTGCTTCGGCCGCTTCTACAATGAAA GCTCCTGAGGCAAGTAGGCCACCAACTGCTCCAGCACCAGCTTCTACTGCACCTGTTGCAACGTCAGCTAC ggCTGCACTTGCTGCTGACTCTGCTCCTGTTGCTTCAAGTACTCCTCT GTCAGATTCTGATGTTTATGGACAAGCAGCATCTAATCTGGTTGCAGGGAGTAACTTAGAGGGAACAATCCAACAAATTCTTGACATGGGTGGAGGGACCTGGGACAGGGACACTGTTGTCCGTGCCCTGCGTGCTGCTTATAATAACCCAGAGAGAGCTGTTGAATATTTGTATTCT GGCATCCCTGAGCAAGCTGAAGCTCCACCTGTGGCCCGTGCTCCTGTAGTTGGGCAAACCACTAACCCTGCAGAACAACCTCAACAGCCTGCACAAACGGCAGCTATTCCTACAAGTGGACCAAATGCAAATCCCTTAGATCTCTTTCCCCAG GGCCTTCCCAACATGGGTGCAAGTGGTGCTGGGGCTGGCTCTCTTGATTTTTTACGGAACAGTCCACAG TTTCAAGCTTTGCGAGCGATGGTGCAAGCCAACCCACAAATATTGCAG CCTATGCTTCAAGAGTTGGGGAAACAAAATCCTAATTTAATGAGACTTATTCAAGAGCATCAGGGTGACTTTCTTCGCTTGATCAATGAACCTGCTGAAGGTGGAGAGGG AAACATTTTGGGGCAATTAGCTGAGGCGATGCCACAAGCTGTGCAAGTCACACCTGAGGAACGTGAAGCCATAGAACGG CTTGAAGCAATGGGGTTTGACCGTGCAACTGTGCTCCAAGTGTTCTTTGCTTGCAACAAGAATGAGGAACTTGCAGCCAACTACCTTTTAGATCATATGCATGATTTTCAGGATTGA